A region of Peromyscus maniculatus bairdii isolate BWxNUB_F1_BW_parent chromosome 7, HU_Pman_BW_mat_3.1, whole genome shotgun sequence DNA encodes the following proteins:
- the LOC121826489 gene encoding IQ domain-containing protein F5-like isoform X1, whose product MKSDQNKKKETPGKKEKAENKKQLKEKQTQDKETKAAKADETILQKRNTEKMEPPPQPEQLPAKVMLASIKIQAWWRGTLVRRTLLTAALSAWTIQCWWRQTMARLLKRRLQERMDCSLRQIYAAVKLQSWVRMWLTRKHYLHLRNSVLKLQDSRNYDYICRNHSAIQGCYEITGKKIKLQVDIFFESQICRISDCVPFPIKN is encoded by the exons ATG AAGTCTgatcaaaataagaaaaaggaaacaccaggaaaaaaagaaaaagcagagaacAAAAAGCAACTGAAG GAAAAGCAAACCCAAGATAAGGAAACTAAAGCTGCGAAGGCAGATGAAACCAtacttcagaaaaggaatacagagaaaatggaacccccaccccagccagag CAGCTGCCTGCTAAGGTCATGCTGGCAAGCATAAAGATCCAGGCCTGGTGGCGAGGCACCCTGGTGCGCCGGACCCTGCTGACGGCTGCCCTCAGTGCTTGGACCATTCAGTGCTGGTGGAGGCAGACAATGGCCAGGCTGCTGAAGAGGAGGTTACAGGAGAGGATGGACTGCAGCCTGAGACAAATATATGCAGCTGTGAAGCTGCAGTCCTGGGTGCGTATGTGGCTCACCCGGAAGCATTATCTCCATTTGCGCAACTCTGTTCTAAAACTGCAAGACTCTAGGAATTATGACTACATTTGTAGAAATCATAGTGCGATCCAGGGCTGCTATGAGATCACAGGAAAGAAGATAAAACTTCAGGTTGATATCTTTTTTGAATCGCAGATTTGTCGGATTTCAGACTGTGTGCCTTTCCCAATAAAGAACTGA